The genomic window CGGTAAGCGAGCCTTTCGCGAACGATAAAGCGCCACTGTGCATGGCATGGGAAGGCATCGTTCGATGGCGTGCACAACTGCATGCCACTCGCGAGTCCGGAGACCGGCCCGAGACAGAGCCTATCTACGGCCTCTGCATGGCCCGCGCTGGGATCTGTTTGCACGCAGAACAAGGAAGAACGAGGGCGTGTATGTCGATACACAACCGAGTGATGACGCCGTTATGTGGGCAAACAGATCCAGCCCGGAGGGTTGTCGTTGAATAGCTGCCAGGCGGCAGCGCACGGCTTGACCTGACAGTGAGTCAGGCGCTGCGCCGAGCACTGCCGCCTGGCAGCTATTCAACGACAACGCGGGCTATGCAGAGACCGTAGAGAGGCTCTTAGGTTCTGGCAACTCGCGGTGGGCGAGGGTTCGGAGCGCGTGCCCCGCGACGGCTGTCGCCTGCCCGCCATTCCGTTCCCGACTCCCCAAGTTCGCCGGCTTATTTATTCACGCCGCGCGGGGACGTGCGGCAGGGGAACTTACATGTTGAAAAAGACTGCGCTAGCAGCCGCACTTCTGTCTGGTTTGGTCGCACAGGCCGGCCATGCCCAGACCGCCACGGACCCGAACAGCACGCTGTCGCCGGTGATCGTCACCGCGACGCGCACAGCGATCAGCGCCAATGACGCGCTGTCCTCGGTCACGGTGATCACGCGCGAGGATATCGATCGCCTGCAGCCGACCTCGGTCGCCGATCTGCTGACCGGCCTGCCCGGCGTTTCCATTTCGCAAACGGGCGGTATCGGCGAATCGACCTCGCTCTATCTGCGCGGCACCAATCCCACCCACGTGGTAGTACTGATCGATGGCGTGCGTATCGGCTCGGTGAGCCTGGGCCTGGCAGCCCTCGAACAGATTCCGGTCGACGCCATCGAGCGCATCGAGCTGGTGCGCGGCCCACGTTCCAGCCTGTACGGCTCCGATGCGATCGGCGGTGTGCTGCAGATTTTCCTGCGTCACGGCCAGCCCAATGGCGGCGTCTCGCCTTCTGTGAGCGTGAGCGGCGGCAGTCATGGCTACGTGAACGGCCAGGCCGGCGTGTCCGGCGGCGATTCGCACCTCTGGTACAACGCCAGCCTGGGCGGCACGTATACCGGCGGCATTCCGGCCTGCCGCATGGGAGCGGCGGAATTGGGCGTGGCGTGCGACGTGGATGATCCGCGCAACGACGCGTATCGCAACTGGAACGGCTTCGCCAACTTCGGTTATCGCTGGGATGATGGCACCGAGCTGTCTTTCGACTGGATGCGCAGCAAGAGCAACGTGGAGTACGCCGGCAGCCCCTACGGTGGCAACGATGCCATCGAGGAACAGTACGTCGCGGGCGCGCACCTGAGCTTCACACCTTTGGATATCTGGAAAGTCACCCTGACCGCCGGCCAAAGCCGCGATGACGATGCCACCTATTACGAAGGCACCTACTTCGGCGAGTACTACCCGCGCATGCCGACGGGCTACTTCGATTCCCGCCGCAACCAGGCGTCGTGGCAGAACGACATCACGCTGGCCAGCAACCAGCTGCTGACGGTCGGCGTGGATTACCAGCAGGAACATATCTACAGCGACACCGCGTTCCAAGAAACCACACGCGGCGACACTGGCACCTTTGCGCAGTACCAGGGCACGTTCGGGCAGAACGAAGTGCAGTTGTCGGTGCGCCACGATAACAATGATCAGTTCGGCGACCACAACACTGGCGCGGCGGCATGGGGTTATCACTTCGATCAGGGCCCGGTGCTGTCGGTGAGCTATGGCACGGCCTTCCATGCGCCGACCTTCGATGACCTGTACTTCCCCGCCTTCGGTGGCGTACCCACGGCCAACCCGGACCTGAAGCCGGAAACCTCGCGCAGCGCGGAAATCGGCCTGAACCAGCAGCTGAGCAACTGGAACTGGGGCGTGAATGCCTATCAGACACGCATCACCGATCTGATCGCGTTCAATACCGAGTTCATCCCGATGAACATCAGCCGGGCGGTGATCCGCGGCATCGAAGGCCAATTCGGCTTCAACGTGGATGACTGGCGCGTGCAAAGCTACCTGACGCTGATGCAGCCCAAGAACACCGAAAGCCCCTACAACGGCAATCTTCTGCCACGCCGCGCCAAAGAGACCGGCCGCGTGGATGTCGATCGCAGTTTCGGCAAGTTCGGCGTGGGCGCCACCTTCTTCGCCTCCGGCAAGCGCTACGACGACACCGCCAACCAATACCGCATGGGCGGATACGCCACCACGGATCTGCGCGTCAGCTACAACTTCGCACCGAGCTGGCAGGTGGAAGCGAAGCTGGCGAACGTGTTCGATCACAACTACGAGACGGCGTATTACTACAACCAGCTGGGCCGGACCTGGTATCTCACGCTGCGTTACAGCCCCTCCATCCATTGATGCCGAACGCTCCCTGGGAATGCCGGGCCCCGGCTCGGCCATCCCAGGGGCGGAAATATAGGAATGTTCGCGAAGGAAAGGGAGACATGACTCCCATGTCTTCCGGCACGGCCGGACTTCAGGCACATTCAATGGGATAGGATCCCGGGGCATAAGGTGCCTATGAATGCGTCTTCTCTTCCATGCGCCGCCTCCCGCGCGGTGTGTCTGCGCTCGTCTGACATGGCACGGGCAAGGCCGTGAACGTCTTCGAACCCATCATCCGCCGGCCGATCGGCACCTCGCTGCTGGCGATCGGACTGACGATTGCGGGCTTCTGCGCCTATCTGCTGCTGGGCGTGGCGGCCTTGCCGTCGCTGGATTTTCCCGGCGTGGTGGTGATCGCCCAATACCCGGGCGCCGATGCACAAACCATGGCCGCCACGGTGGTGGCGCCGCTGGAACGCCAGCTGGGCCGCATTCCTGGCATCCAGCAGATGACCTCCGACAGCAACGCCGGCGGTACGCAGATCCAGATCCTGTTTGATTTCGGCCGCAGTGCCGACAAGGCCGCGCGCGATGTGGAGGCCGCCATCAACGCGGCACAGGCGGACCTGCCGGCCAGCATCCAGCCGCCGCAATATTTCAAGTTCGACACGGCATCGATTCCGATCCTGCTGATTTCGCTGACCTCGACCGGTATGCCGCCGGACAAGCTCTACGACCTGACGGATACGCTGCTGATGCCGGCCGTCGCGCAGATTCCCGGCGTGGCGCAGGTGCAGGTGTTTGGCGGCACGCCGCATGCGGTGCGGGTGAATTTCAATCCTGCCGCACTCACCGCCAAGGGACTGACCGCCAACGACATCGCCAACACGCTGCGCGCGGCGAATGTCACCTCACCGCAGGGCATCATCACGGACGGCATCACCCAGATGACCGTCACCGCCAACGATGCGCTGCATACCCCGCAAGACTTCGCCAGGTTGGTAGTCGCCAATCAGAAGGGCGTGCCGGTGTACCTGTCGGATGTCGCCACCATTACCAGCGGCGAGCAGGACAAATACCAGGCCGCGTGGTTCAACGGCCAGCGCGCGGTGTCGATGCAGATCAGCAAGCGACCCGAAGCGAACTCGGTGGAGGTGGTGCAGGAAATCCGCAACCGGTTGCCAGCGCTGCGCAATCTGGTGCCTGCAGATGTGCAGATCACGCCGATCTTCGACCTGACAGTCTCCACCAAGTCCGCACTGCACGAAGTGGAATTGGCGCTGCTGCTCAGTATCTTGATGGTAGCCCTTGTGATGCTGGTGTTCCTGCGTCGCGTACGCCCCACGCTGATTGCCATGCTGAGCGTGCCCTTGTCGCTCGCCGGTGCGTTCGTGGTGATGTTTACGCTGGGCTTTACGCTGAACATTCTCTCGCTGGTGGCGCTGGTGCTGTGCATCGGCTTCGTGGTCGACGATGCCATCGTGGTGATCGAGAACATCGTGCGCCATATGGAACACGGCATGAATCCGCTGGAATCGGCGCTGCTGGGCGTGCGCGAGATCGGCTTCACCGTGATTTCAATCACCGTGTCGCTGATTGCCGTGTTCGCACCGATGGTGTTCGGCAACAACACGCTAGTGATGTTGATGCGCGAATTCTCGGTCACGCTGATCGCGACGATCGTCATTTCCGCACTGGTATCGCTCACGCTGACACCAGCCTTGTGCGGTCGCTATCTGTTGCCGGAGAATTCGAAAGAGCACAAGCCAGGCAGGCTCGAAGCCGCCGCGGAACGCTTCGACCGCAGCATCCTGCGCATCTACGAACGCGGTCTGGACTGGGCCATGCATCACCGGCGCATCATGCGCTGGCAGCCGCTGATCCTGTTGATCCTTACCGTGCTGTTGGCGGTGGTGGTCGCCAAGACCGCTGGCGGCGCGATCATGCCTAAAGAAGACACCGGCATGCTGATCGCCCAACTGGAAGCCGAAGCGAACATTTCACCCGCCTTGATGGCTCAACGTACGGAAGCCATTGCCGCCATCATGCAGGCCGACCCCGCCGTCACCGACGTGACGACCATCCTTGGCGGGAACAACAACAACGGTGCAGTCGGCAACGCCTCCACACTGTTCGTCGATCTCAAGCCACTCGGCAAGGGACCGGGCGAACGGCCCGATTCGCTGGAAAAAGTCATCGCCCGGCTGGACAAGAAGTACAAAAGCATCGCGGACATGAAAATCACCATGCGCGGTTTGCAGTTCCTTGGCGGCGGTAGCAACAAGGGCGGCGGCGAACTTGCCTTCGACTTGGGCAGCAATACCGGCACACCATTGCAGCCGTCGACGCTGAAACTGGCGCAGGTGATGCGCACGATGAAGCAGTTCAAGGACGTCCATACCAGTTACGACAGCATCGGCAAGCAACAACTTTTACGCGTGGACCGCAACGCCGCTTCGCGCTTGAACGTCGGCATGGGTCAGGTCGACCAGGCGCTGGCAGATGCGTTCGGGCAGACTCCGGTGTCGGTGATCTATTCGGATGTGAATCAATATCGCGTGGTGCTGACGGCTACCAATGCCGACACGCTCAGTCCGGATACGCTGCTCAACACCTATGTGCGCAACAGCCAGAACAAGATGGTGCCGCTTTCGGCGATGGCACATATCGAACCGTACATCGCGCCCGTGGAGATCGAGCATTTCAATCAGGTGGAATCAGCAACGATAAGCTACAACCTGACCGATGGCGTCACCCAGGCCGATGGCTTGAAATATATCGACCAGGCTATCGATGCCGCGCGGTTGCCCGATGGCATTACCCGGCGCTACACCGGCGATAACCAGAAACTCGTCGAAGCGCTGGAGAATGCGCTGATCGTGTTCGCGGCGGTGATCCTGGTGATGTACATCGTGCTGGGCATTCTCTATGAGAGCCTGATCCATCCGTTGACCATTCTGTCGACACTTCCTGCCGCTGGTGTCGGCGCGTTTCTCGCCATGCTGCTCACTCACACCCAGGTCACCACGATGTCGGTGATCGCGGTGTTGATGCTGATCGGCATCGTGAAGAAGAACGCCATCCTGATGGTGGATTTTGCGCTGGTCGCCGAACGTGAAGGTGGGCGCACGCCGCCCGAAGCAATCCGTGAAGCCGCGCTGGTGCGCTTCCGTCCGATCACCATGACCACCCTGGTGGCGATGGGTGCGGCACTGCCGCTGGCGATCGGTTTCGGCAGTGGCTCGGAAATGCGTCAGCCGCTGGGTATCGCGATACTTGGCGGCTTGTTCGTATCACAACTGCTGACCTTGCTCAGCACACCGGCGATTTATCTGTGGCAACACGATCGGCGCGAGCGCAAGGCGAAGCGGGCGGAAAAGCGGCGGTTGCGGAGGCTGGGTAAGCAGGCGACCGCCGCAAATTGATGTGACACTCGATTGTTTGTCGAGATGCCCAACAGGTTTCGTTCGAAGCGAATCGTCATTCCGGCGTAGTTCGGAATCCATTCTCAATGCTTCGCGCAAATCATCCCTGGGCGAGCTTGCGACTTAAGGACCGGTGCTGGAAATGGATTCCGGCTTTCGCCGGAATGACGGCAAAGGGACATAAGGCACGGCGCAAGAGATCGGCTTTCTCATCAAAAACGCCACGCAGGGAACTAAATCACCGCCACGCGAACCATAACCCTATCGCCATGCCTTCCGGCACGGCCGGACTTCAGGCACATTTACGCGATGCCTAGGGAGGGTACAAAGTGGTTATGGATTTGCCCGCATTTTCTTCGAGCCTGCTGCCCACGCATCGCCTACGCCGAGCTGACATCGGCGCAAGGGCGATGGCATGAATGTTTTCGCGCCGATCATCCGCCGTCCGGTTGGTACCTCGCTGCTCGCTATTGGAGTGATTATCGCCGGCATTTGCGCCTACATCCTGCTAGGTCTGGCTGCTTTCCCATCGCTGGAGTTTCCTGGCGTGATGGTGGCGGCGCAGATGTCCGGCGCCAGCGCGCAGACCATGGCCACAACGGTGACGGCGCCACTGGAACGTCAGCTCGGCCGCATCCCCGGCATCGAGGAAATCGATTCGGATACCAGCGAAGGCGCGACGCAGATCCAGATCATGTTCGTCAGCGGCACCAACGTCGACCGGGCTGCCCGCGACGTGCAGGCGGCGATCAACGCCGCTTTACCGGAGCTGCCGCAGCAGATGGCGTCGTCACCGCCGCAATATTTCAAATTCAATACGTCGCAAATCCCGGTGCTGTTGCTGGAGGTGACCTCCACCAGCATGGCCCCGGACAAGCTTTACGATTTGGCCGACACTTTCATCAAGCCCGTGGTGTCGCAAATCAGCGGCGTGGCGCAAGTGCAGGTGCAAGGCGGCGCCCCGCATGCCGTACGCGTGTCGCTCAATAGTGCCGCCTTGACCGCGAAGGGGCTGATCGCCAACGACGTGGCCAATGCCTTGCGCGCCGCCAACGTGACCTCGCCGCAAGGCGTGTTGTCCAACGGCACGAGCCAGATAACCGTTACCGCGAACGATGCGCTGCAGTCCGCCAGCGACTTCGCTTCGTTGGTGATCGCCAATCAGAAAGGCGTACCCGTCTATCTGTCGGACGTAGCCAAAGTCGAAAGCGGCCAGCAGGATGCCTACCAGGCTGCCTGGTTCAACAACCAACGCGCGGTGACGCTGAATATCGCCAAGCGCCCCGAAGCCAATGCTGTGGCGGTGGTGAAGCAGGTCAAGGAAGCCATACCGCGCTTGAAGGCGATGCTTCCTGCCGACGTGCAGATCACGCCGATTTTCGACCTGTCGACCTCGACAACCTCGGCGCTTCACGAAGTGGAAATTGCGCTACTGCTCAGCATCGTGATGGTGGCGTTCGTGATGCTGGTGTTTTTGCGTCGCGTTCGCCCCACCTTGATCGCGATGGTGAGCGTGCCACTGTCGTTGGCGGGTGCGTTCGTGGTGATGTTCGCGTTCGGCTTCACCCTCAATATGCTGTCGCTGATCGCCTTGGTGCTGTGCATCGGCTTCGTGGTCGACGATGCGATCGTGGTGATCGAAAATATCTTTCGCCACATGGAGCGAGGGGTCGAGCCGCTGGATGCCGCACTGATCGGCGTACGCGAGATCGGCTTCACGGTGATTTCGATCACGCTGTCACTGATCGCCGTGTTCGCACCGTTGCTGTTCGGCAACAATGGACTGGTAATGGTCATGCGTGAATTCTCGGTCACGCTGATATCCACCATCATCATTTCCGCCGTCGTATCGCTCACGCTGACCCCAGCGCTGTGCGGCCGCTATTTGATGCAAGAGCAACCCGGACGGCACGTCCCGGGCCGGCTTGAACAGCTGGCCGAACGGTTCGATCGCTGGTCGCTGGCCGTTTACGAGCGCGGGCTGCATTGGGCCATGCGGCATCGACGCATCATGCGCTGGCAGCCCGTGTTGTTATTGGTGCTGACGGTGTTGCTGGCCGTAGGCGTAGTGAAAACCGCGGGGGGTGGCTTCATGCCCAAGAGCGATTCGGGCATTGCGCAGGCTTTCCTGCTTGCCGACGCGAACATTTCGCCCGATCTGCTCGCCAAACGCACCCAGGCTGTCTACGCCATCATCCTTGCCGATCCTGCGGTGCAGGATGTCGCCAGCTTTCTAGGCAACGGCAATGGCGGTGGTGGTGTCGGCAATCAGTCCTCGTTCTTCATCGATCTCAAGCCGATAGGCAAAGGGCCCAACGATCGCCACGATTCGGCGGACGCGGTGGTAACGCGTCTCAGCGACAAGTTCAAGCAGTTCACGGACGTGGAGGTGTCCGTCACCAGCTTGCAGTTGTTTGGCAACAACGGGTCCAGTTTCGGTGGCGCAAAGGGGCAATACGCGTTCAATCTCACCAGCAACAACGGTGATCCGCTGCAAGAGCCGACCCTGCAGCTGGCGCGGGAAATGCGCAAGATGAAGCAATTCCGCGACGTCTCCACCACCTTCGACAGCATCGGCAAGCAGCAGATGATCGAGGTGGATCGCAACGCGGCCTCGCGCATGCAGGTGAATATGGGACAGATCGACCAGGTGCTGTTCGATGCCTTCGGCCAGACGCCCGTGTCCACCATTTATTCGGACGTCAATCAGTACCAAGTGATCCTGATCGCCGACAACGCCAATTCGTTGCGGCCGGAAACGCTATTGAATCTCTATGTGCGCAACAGCCAGAACAAAATGGTGCAGTTGTCGGCGATGGCACACATCAAGCCCTACATCGCACCTGTCGACGTTCAGCACTACAAGCAGCTCGAAGCGGCGTCGATCAATTACAACCTGACCGACGGTGTGACGCAGACCGATGCACTGAAACTGATCGACGTAGCCATGCTCAACGCGCAGGTTCCACCTGGCATCGCCAAGCAGTTCACCGGCGACAATCAAAGGCTGGCCGAGGCGGGGACCAATTCGGCCATCCTGCTTGTTGCGGTGATCCTGGCGATGTACATCGTGCTCGGCATTCTTTACGAAAGCCTGATTCATCCGCTGACGATTCTTTCCACGTTGCCGGCGGCGGGCATGGGTGCGTTCCTGGCGATGCTGGTGACGCAAACGCAGCTCACCACCATGTCGGTGATTGCGGTGTTGATGTTGATCGGCATCGTGAAAAAGAACGCGATCCTGATGGTGGATTTCGCCCTGGTTGCCGAACGCGAAGGCGGACGCACACCACCGGAAGCGATCCTCGAGGCGGCGCTGGTGCGCTTCCGTCCGATCACCATGACCACTCTGGTGGCGATGGGGGCGGCGCTGCCGCTGGCGGTCGGCTTTGGCATCGGTTCGGAAATGCGCCAGCCATTGGGTATTGCCATTCTGGGAGGTCTGCTCGTATCGCAGTTGCTTACCCTGCTCAGCACGCCGGCCATCTACCTATGGCAACACGATCGACGCGAACGCAAGGCCAAGCGCCAGGAAAAACGCCGCCTGCGCCGCTTGGGCAAGCAGGTCGCGGCAACGTCCTGATGCAAAGGTATTCATCCGAACAGAACGATTAGATCGATAGAAGGCGTCGTTCATCCCGCCATCGTTCAACAGGCTGCATGCCGTATGGCAGGGATGGACGAAAGGCACATTTGTACGCCCGATGTTCAGGGTATGAGGTATGCATGGATAGCTTCGTACAACCCTGCCCATCTGGATGTGTCCGGTATCGACTCGCGGACCGGCAGGTGCACGCGTGAATATTTTCGAGCCAATCATCCGCCGCCCGGTCGCCACATCGTTGCTGGCGATCGGGTTGATGATCGCGGGGTTCTGCGCCTATCTGGTGCTAGGGCTGGCAGCGTTTCCGTCGATGCAGTTTCCCGCCATCACCGTGCAAGCAACCTTGCCAGGTGCGGATGCGCAAACGGTGGCGTCCACGGTGGTAGCGCCGCTGGAGCGCCAGTTCGGCCGCATTCCGGGTATTCAGGAAATGACCTCTGACGCCAATCCTGGCGGCATGCAGATCCAGATCCGTTTTGAGCTCTCGCGCAACGCCGATGACGCGGCACGCGATGTGGAAGCGGCCATCAATGCGGCGATACCCGATCTGCCCGCCGTGATGGCGCTGTCGCCGCCGCAGTTATTCAAGGCCGATACCACGCAGATTCCGGTACTGCTGCTGGCCATGACGTCCACCAGCATGGCGCCGGACAAGCTCTACGATCTGGCCGACACCTTGATGCGGCCGGCCATAGCGCAGATTCCCGGCGTCGCGCAGGCGCAGCTCATCGGCGGTACGCCACACGCCGTGCGTGTTTCGCTCAACAGCGGCGCACTGACCGCCATGGGACTCACCGCCAACGACGTCGCTAATGTGCTGCGTGCGGCCAGCGTCACTTCTCCGGAAGGCATGTTGAGCGACGGCGTGACGCAGATGACCGTCACCGCCAACGACGGACTGATCCATGCACGCGACTTCGCCTCCCTGGTGATAGCCAATGAGAAAGGCGTGCCGGTGCGCCTTTCGGATGTGGCCACCGTGACAAACGGCCAGCAGGACGCGTATCAGGCGGCCTGGTTCAACAACCAGCATGCCGTGATCCTGCAGGTGATGAAGCGGCCGGAAGCCAACGCCGTGCAACTGGCGCAGACCATTCGCGATACGGTGCCGCGTCTGGAAGCGCTGGTGCCCGCGGATGTACGGATCACGCCGATTTTCGACCTCACCGATTCCACCAAATCGACGCTGCATGAGGTGGAAGTGGCACTGCTGCTTAGCGTCGTGATGGTGGCGCTGGTGATGCTGGTGTTCCTGCGTCGGCTACGCCCCACCCTGATCGCGATGCTGAGCGTGCCGTTGTCCCTGGCCGGCGCACTCGTGCTGATGTACGCGCTCAGCTTCACGCTCAACATGCTGTCACTGATCGCGCTGGTCTTGTGCATCGGTTTCGTCGTGGACGATGCCATCGTGGTAATCGAGAACATTTTCCGCCACATGGAACGCGGTGCCGATCCGCTGGA from Dyella caseinilytica includes these protein-coding regions:
- a CDS encoding TonB-dependent receptor domain-containing protein → MLKKTALAAALLSGLVAQAGHAQTATDPNSTLSPVIVTATRTAISANDALSSVTVITREDIDRLQPTSVADLLTGLPGVSISQTGGIGESTSLYLRGTNPTHVVVLIDGVRIGSVSLGLAALEQIPVDAIERIELVRGPRSSLYGSDAIGGVLQIFLRHGQPNGGVSPSVSVSGGSHGYVNGQAGVSGGDSHLWYNASLGGTYTGGIPACRMGAAELGVACDVDDPRNDAYRNWNGFANFGYRWDDGTELSFDWMRSKSNVEYAGSPYGGNDAIEEQYVAGAHLSFTPLDIWKVTLTAGQSRDDDATYYEGTYFGEYYPRMPTGYFDSRRNQASWQNDITLASNQLLTVGVDYQQEHIYSDTAFQETTRGDTGTFAQYQGTFGQNEVQLSVRHDNNDQFGDHNTGAAAWGYHFDQGPVLSVSYGTAFHAPTFDDLYFPAFGGVPTANPDLKPETSRSAEIGLNQQLSNWNWGVNAYQTRITDLIAFNTEFIPMNISRAVIRGIEGQFGFNVDDWRVQSYLTLMQPKNTESPYNGNLLPRRAKETGRVDVDRSFGKFGVGATFFASGKRYDDTANQYRMGGYATTDLRVSYNFAPSWQVEAKLANVFDHNYETAYYYNQLGRTWYLTLRYSPSIH
- a CDS encoding efflux RND transporter permease subunit; the encoded protein is MNVFEPIIRRPIGTSLLAIGLTIAGFCAYLLLGVAALPSLDFPGVVVIAQYPGADAQTMAATVVAPLERQLGRIPGIQQMTSDSNAGGTQIQILFDFGRSADKAARDVEAAINAAQADLPASIQPPQYFKFDTASIPILLISLTSTGMPPDKLYDLTDTLLMPAVAQIPGVAQVQVFGGTPHAVRVNFNPAALTAKGLTANDIANTLRAANVTSPQGIITDGITQMTVTANDALHTPQDFARLVVANQKGVPVYLSDVATITSGEQDKYQAAWFNGQRAVSMQISKRPEANSVEVVQEIRNRLPALRNLVPADVQITPIFDLTVSTKSALHEVELALLLSILMVALVMLVFLRRVRPTLIAMLSVPLSLAGAFVVMFTLGFTLNILSLVALVLCIGFVVDDAIVVIENIVRHMEHGMNPLESALLGVREIGFTVISITVSLIAVFAPMVFGNNTLVMLMREFSVTLIATIVISALVSLTLTPALCGRYLLPENSKEHKPGRLEAAAERFDRSILRIYERGLDWAMHHRRIMRWQPLILLILTVLLAVVVAKTAGGAIMPKEDTGMLIAQLEAEANISPALMAQRTEAIAAIMQADPAVTDVTTILGGNNNNGAVGNASTLFVDLKPLGKGPGERPDSLEKVIARLDKKYKSIADMKITMRGLQFLGGGSNKGGGELAFDLGSNTGTPLQPSTLKLAQVMRTMKQFKDVHTSYDSIGKQQLLRVDRNAASRLNVGMGQVDQALADAFGQTPVSVIYSDVNQYRVVLTATNADTLSPDTLLNTYVRNSQNKMVPLSAMAHIEPYIAPVEIEHFNQVESATISYNLTDGVTQADGLKYIDQAIDAARLPDGITRRYTGDNQKLVEALENALIVFAAVILVMYIVLGILYESLIHPLTILSTLPAAGVGAFLAMLLTHTQVTTMSVIAVLMLIGIVKKNAILMVDFALVAEREGGRTPPEAIREAALVRFRPITMTTLVAMGAALPLAIGFGSGSEMRQPLGIAILGGLFVSQLLTLLSTPAIYLWQHDRRERKAKRAEKRRLRRLGKQATAAN
- a CDS encoding efflux RND transporter permease subunit; amino-acid sequence: MNVFAPIIRRPVGTSLLAIGVIIAGICAYILLGLAAFPSLEFPGVMVAAQMSGASAQTMATTVTAPLERQLGRIPGIEEIDSDTSEGATQIQIMFVSGTNVDRAARDVQAAINAALPELPQQMASSPPQYFKFNTSQIPVLLLEVTSTSMAPDKLYDLADTFIKPVVSQISGVAQVQVQGGAPHAVRVSLNSAALTAKGLIANDVANALRAANVTSPQGVLSNGTSQITVTANDALQSASDFASLVIANQKGVPVYLSDVAKVESGQQDAYQAAWFNNQRAVTLNIAKRPEANAVAVVKQVKEAIPRLKAMLPADVQITPIFDLSTSTTSALHEVEIALLLSIVMVAFVMLVFLRRVRPTLIAMVSVPLSLAGAFVVMFAFGFTLNMLSLIALVLCIGFVVDDAIVVIENIFRHMERGVEPLDAALIGVREIGFTVISITLSLIAVFAPLLFGNNGLVMVMREFSVTLISTIIISAVVSLTLTPALCGRYLMQEQPGRHVPGRLEQLAERFDRWSLAVYERGLHWAMRHRRIMRWQPVLLLVLTVLLAVGVVKTAGGGFMPKSDSGIAQAFLLADANISPDLLAKRTQAVYAIILADPAVQDVASFLGNGNGGGGVGNQSSFFIDLKPIGKGPNDRHDSADAVVTRLSDKFKQFTDVEVSVTSLQLFGNNGSSFGGAKGQYAFNLTSNNGDPLQEPTLQLAREMRKMKQFRDVSTTFDSIGKQQMIEVDRNAASRMQVNMGQIDQVLFDAFGQTPVSTIYSDVNQYQVILIADNANSLRPETLLNLYVRNSQNKMVQLSAMAHIKPYIAPVDVQHYKQLEAASINYNLTDGVTQTDALKLIDVAMLNAQVPPGIAKQFTGDNQRLAEAGTNSAILLVAVILAMYIVLGILYESLIHPLTILSTLPAAGMGAFLAMLVTQTQLTTMSVIAVLMLIGIVKKNAILMVDFALVAEREGGRTPPEAILEAALVRFRPITMTTLVAMGAALPLAVGFGIGSEMRQPLGIAILGGLLVSQLLTLLSTPAIYLWQHDRRERKAKRQEKRRLRRLGKQVAATS